In Buchnera aphidicola (Chaitophorus populicola), a single window of DNA contains:
- the rplE gene encoding 50S ribosomal protein L5, translating into MIDMYNFYKKKVIPKFIKKFNYTSIMQVPKIDKITLNMGVGEALTNKKKLEYAISDLTLISGQKPVITKARKSIAGFKIRQGYAIGCKVTLRSARKWHFLNKLINIAMPRIRDFRGFSKKSFDKYGNYNFGIKEQIIFPEIDYDKIDKIRGLDISIVTTAKSIPEAFYLLSSFRFPFRK; encoded by the coding sequence ATGATTGATATGTATAATTTTTATAAAAAAAAAGTAATTCCAAAATTTATTAAAAAATTTAACTATACTTCTATAATGCAAGTTCCAAAAATAGATAAAATTACATTAAATATGGGAGTAGGAGAAGCATTGACTAATAAAAAAAAATTAGAATATGCAATTTCTGATTTAACGTTAATTTCTGGACAAAAACCTGTAATAACAAAAGCTAGAAAATCTATTGCGGGATTTAAAATCAGACAAGGATATGCTATTGGTTGTAAAGTTACTTTACGTAGTGCAAGAAAATGGCATTTTTTAAATAAGTTAATTAATATTGCTATGCCCAGAATTCGAGATTTTAGAGGATTTTCAAAAAAATCTTTTGATAAATATGGAAATTATAATTTTGGTATTAAAGAACAAATTATTTTTCCTGAAATAGATTATGATAAAATTGATAAAATTAGAGGATTAGATATATCAATAGTTACGACTGCGAAATCTATTCCTGAAGCGTTTTATTTATTATCGAGTTTTCGCTTTCCTTTTCGAAAATAA
- the rplX gene encoding 50S ribosomal protein L24, protein MALKIRIHDKVMVISGKDRGKIGIVKKILSAEKIIVQGINIVTKHIKPIPAENKLGGIKKIEAYIHISNVALLNPHTNRPDKIGFKFDKGKKIRFFKSNNLSIK, encoded by the coding sequence ATGGCATTAAAAATTCGTATTCATGATAAAGTAATGGTTATATCAGGAAAAGATCGTGGAAAAATTGGAATAGTAAAAAAAATTTTATCTGCAGAAAAAATTATTGTTCAAGGAATTAATATAGTAACAAAACATATTAAACCTATTCCTGCGGAAAATAAATTAGGGGGTATTAAAAAAATAGAAGCTTATATTCATATTTCTAATGTTGCTTTATTAAATCCTCATACTAATAGACCAGATAAAATAGGATTTAAATTTGACAAAGGTAAAAAAATTCGATTTTTTAAGTCTAATAATTTATCTATTAAATAA
- the rplN gene encoding 50S ribosomal protein L14, with protein sequence MIQEQTILNIADNSGARSVMCIKVLGGSKRRYANIGDVIKVAIKEAIPRGKVKKGEVLKAVIVRTKKGIRRSDGSVLRFDSNACVILNNNEQPIGTRIFGPVTRELRTDKFMKIISLAPEVL encoded by the coding sequence GTGATTCAAGAACAAACTATATTAAATATAGCAGATAATTCTGGCGCTCGTTCTGTCATGTGTATTAAAGTTTTAGGTGGATCAAAACGTAGATATGCGAATATTGGAGATGTAATAAAAGTCGCTATAAAAGAAGCTATTCCTCGCGGAAAAGTAAAAAAAGGAGAAGTATTAAAAGCAGTAATAGTTAGAACTAAAAAAGGAATTCGTAGATCAGATGGTTCTGTATTAAGATTTGATAGTAATGCATGTGTAATTTTAAATAATAATGAACAACCGATTGGTACTCGTATTTTTGGTCCAGTGACTCGTGAGTTACGTACAGACAAATTTATGAAAATTATTTCTTTAGCACCTGAAGTATTATAA
- the rpsQ gene encoding 30S ribosomal protein S17 — protein MSEKSKFLQGIVVSNKMQKSIIVLVERFIKHHTYKKFVKKRTKFYVHDENNQCSIGDYVYIKECRPISKNKSWTLVNIIKSQI, from the coding sequence ATGTCAGAAAAAAGTAAATTTTTACAGGGTATTGTAGTAAGCAATAAAATGCAAAAATCGATTATAGTACTTGTAGAAAGATTTATTAAACATCATACATATAAAAAATTTGTAAAAAAAAGAACAAAGTTTTATGTACATGATGAAAATAATCAATGTTCTATTGGTGATTATGTATATATTAAAGAATGTCGTCCAATTTCAAAGAATAAATCTTGGACTTTAGTAAATATTATTAAAAGTCAGATTTAA
- the rpmC gene encoding 50S ribosomal protein L29, whose protein sequence is MKISILRTKNLDFLHQELLNLLKEKFNLKLQFSANKLQQTHLLKINRKNIAIIKKVISEKDQIHVRKK, encoded by the coding sequence ATGAAAATTAGTATATTACGTACAAAAAATTTAGATTTTTTACATCAAGAACTATTAAATTTACTAAAAGAAAAGTTTAATTTAAAATTACAGTTTTCTGCTAATAAATTACAACAAACTCATTTATTAAAAATAAATAGAAAAAATATTGCGATTATTAAAAAAGTAATTTCTGAAAAGGATCAAATACATGTCAGAAAAAAGTAA
- the rplP gene encoding 50S ribosomal protein L16 — protein MLQPKRTKFRKMHKGRNRGTIVNDKVVFGTFGLKAITRGRLTSRQIESARRSIARYVKRLGKLWIRIFPDKPITQKPLEVRMGKGKGNVEYWVALIQPGKILYEITGISEKEARQAFKLASDKLPVKTIFVYKMEDL, from the coding sequence ATGCTTCAACCTAAGCGTACTAAATTTAGAAAAATGCATAAAGGGCGTAACAGAGGTACAATTGTAAATGATAAAGTTGTTTTTGGAACTTTTGGTTTGAAGGCGATTACTAGAGGTCGTTTAACATCGCGTCAAATTGAATCTGCTAGAAGAAGTATTGCTAGATATGTAAAAAGATTAGGAAAATTATGGATACGTATTTTTCCAGATAAGCCTATTACACAGAAACCTTTAGAAGTAAGAATGGGGAAAGGGAAAGGAAATGTTGAATATTGGGTTGCATTAATTCAACCAGGAAAAATTTTATATGAAATTACTGGAATTTCTGAAAAAGAAGCTCGTCAAGCATTTAAATTAGCTTCAGATAAATTACCTGTAAAAACTATATTTGTTTATAAAATGGAAGATTTATGA
- the rpsC gene encoding 30S ribosomal protein S3, with the protein MGQKVHPHGMRLGIIKQWNSVWFSNSKNFPEYLSNDFEVRQFLMKKLLRASISKIVIERHSKAIKVIIYTSRPGIVIGKKGEDIENLKKIISKISNVPAQINISEIRNPELDAKLVADNIASQLEKRVIYRRAMKRAIQNSMRHGAKGIKVEISGRLGGSEIARTEWQREGRVPLHTLRADIDYSSIPAHTIYGVVGVKVWIFKGEILGGMPNIENKNHSNINFTKNSKKKR; encoded by the coding sequence ATGGGACAAAAAGTACATCCACATGGAATGAGATTAGGAATTATTAAGCAATGGAATTCTGTGTGGTTTTCTAATAGTAAAAATTTTCCTGAATATTTAAGTAATGATTTTGAAGTTCGTCAATTTTTAATGAAAAAATTACTTAGAGCATCTATTTCAAAAATTGTTATAGAAAGACATTCTAAAGCTATAAAAGTAATTATATATACTTCTAGACCAGGAATTGTTATTGGAAAAAAAGGAGAAGATATAGAAAATTTAAAAAAAATTATTTCTAAAATTTCTAATGTTCCAGCACAAATAAATATTTCAGAAATTAGAAATCCAGAATTAGATGCAAAATTAGTAGCTGATAATATTGCTTCTCAATTAGAAAAACGAGTAATTTATCGTAGAGCTATGAAACGAGCAATTCAGAATTCTATGCGGCATGGTGCAAAAGGTATTAAAGTAGAAATTAGTGGAAGACTCGGTGGTTCAGAAATTGCTAGAACAGAATGGCAAAGAGAAGGACGTGTTCCATTACATACTTTACGTGCAGACATTGATTATAGTTCTATACCTGCACATACTATTTATGGAGTAGTAGGAGTAAAGGTATGGATTTTCAAAGGAGAAATTTTAGGAGGAATGCCCAATATTGAAAATAAAAATCATTCTAACATAAATTTTACTAAAAACAGCAAAAAAAAACGTTAG
- the rplV gene encoding 50S ribosomal protein L22, whose protein sequence is MKVCAKYKKARSSAQKLRLIADEVRGKKIDKAINILNFSKKKAALLIKKVLESAISNAEHNKGLDIDLLRICEILIDEGPTIKRMIPRAKGKADQILKRTSHIKIVLSDF, encoded by the coding sequence GTGAAAGTTTGTGCTAAATATAAAAAAGCTCGTTCTTCAGCTCAAAAGTTAAGATTAATTGCAGATGAAGTTCGTGGTAAAAAAATAGATAAAGCTATAAATATATTAAATTTTTCTAAAAAAAAAGCTGCTTTATTAATCAAAAAAGTATTAGAATCAGCTATTTCTAATGCGGAGCATAATAAAGGATTAGATATTGATTTATTAAGAATTTGTGAAATTTTGATAGATGAAGGTCCGACTATAAAACGTATGATACCTCGTGCAAAAGGAAAAGCTGATCAAATATTAAAACGTACTAGTCATATTAAAATTGTGTTATCAGACTTTTAA
- the rpsS gene encoding 30S ribosomal protein S19, which produces MPRSLKKGPFIDVSLLKKIDLAISKKDRKPIKTWSRRSTIFPNMVGLTIAVHNGKQHIPIFITEEMVGHKLGEFSLTRTYRGHSADKKIKQR; this is translated from the coding sequence ATGCCACGTTCTTTAAAAAAAGGGCCATTTATTGATGTAAGTTTATTAAAAAAAATAGATTTAGCTATATCTAAAAAAGATCGAAAACCTATTAAAACATGGTCTAGAAGATCTACTATTTTTCCAAATATGGTTGGATTAACTATTGCTGTACATAATGGGAAACAACATATTCCTATTTTTATTACAGAAGAAATGGTTGGTCATAAATTAGGTGAATTTTCTTTAACTAGAACATATAGAGGACATTCAGCTGATAAAAAAATTAAACAACGTTAA
- the rplB gene encoding 50S ribosomal protein L2 translates to MAIIKCKPTSPGRRHVIKVVDHNLYKGKPFANLLKKNNKTGGRNNQGRITTRHIGGRHKRSYRMIDFKRRKDNIFASVIRLEYDPNRSSNIALILYRDGTYSYILAPKGIRIGSKICSGSHVSIKIGNTLPLNKIPIGSFIHNVELKPGKGGQLARSAGSYVQIISKENKYVSVRMRSGEMRRIFSNCRATIGEVGNSEHMLQVLGKAGASRWRGIRPTVRGTAMNPIDHPHGGGEGRNFGKHPVTPWGVQTKGKKTRKNKRTTKFIIRSRKK, encoded by the coding sequence ATGGCAATTATTAAATGCAAACCAACTTCTCCTGGACGTCGTCACGTAATTAAAGTAGTAGATCATAATTTATATAAAGGTAAGCCATTTGCAAATTTATTAAAAAAAAATAATAAAACTGGTGGAAGGAATAATCAAGGAAGAATTACTACTAGACATATTGGAGGAAGACATAAAAGATCATATCGTATGATAGATTTTAAAAGAAGAAAAGATAATATTTTTGCTTCTGTAATTCGTTTAGAATATGATCCGAATCGTTCTTCTAATATTGCTTTAATTTTATATAGAGATGGAACATATAGTTATATTTTAGCGCCTAAAGGTATTAGAATTGGGTCTAAAATATGTTCTGGATCTCATGTTAGCATTAAAATAGGAAATACTTTACCATTAAATAAAATTCCTATAGGTTCTTTTATTCATAACGTTGAATTAAAACCTGGCAAAGGTGGTCAATTAGCTCGTTCTGCAGGAAGTTATGTACAAATTATTTCTAAAGAAAATAAATATGTGAGCGTGCGTATGCGTTCTGGAGAAATGAGAAGAATATTTTCAAATTGTCGTGCTACTATTGGTGAAGTAGGTAATTCTGAACATATGTTACAAGTTTTAGGAAAAGCAGGTGCTTCTCGTTGGAGAGGAATTAGACCTACTGTTCGAGGTACTGCTATGAATCCTATTGATCATCCACATGGAGGAGGTGAAGGTCGAAACTTTGGAAAACATCCAGTGACTCCTTGGGGTGTACAAACTAAAGGTAAAAAAACAAGAAAAAATAAAAGAACTACAAAATTTATTATTCGTTCTCGAAAAAAATAA
- the rplW gene encoding 50S ribosomal protein L23 produces MLKQNFLFQTIQSIHISEKSNQSKINNVLVLKVNKHATKKEIKMSVQNMFQLKVKKVNLLNVKGKKKNKGKNIFFKKNWKKAYVFLQSDQNLDFLNSSQ; encoded by the coding sequence ATGTTAAAACAAAATTTTTTGTTTCAGACTATTCAATCTATACATATTTCAGAAAAATCTAATCAATCTAAAATAAATAATGTTTTAGTACTTAAAGTAAATAAACATGCAACAAAAAAAGAAATTAAAATGTCTGTACAAAATATGTTTCAATTAAAAGTAAAAAAAGTCAATCTTTTAAATGTTAAAGGAAAAAAAAAAAATAAAGGTAAAAATATTTTTTTTAAAAAAAATTGGAAAAAAGCATATGTTTTTTTACAATCTGATCAGAATTTAGATTTTTTAAATAGTTCACAATAA
- the rplD gene encoding 50S ribosomal protein L4, which translates to MELILKDTKEVIKISSKIFNCDFNEILVNQVLKSYYCTQRQGTKSQKSKAEVSGSGKKPWRQKGTGRSRAGSLRSPIWRSGGVTFAAKPKDYFQKINKKMYRGALKCILSKLIRENCIIVLKKFTIKFPRTKVLLKKLSTICTKNVMIIKKVIDKNIFLASRNLYKITAISVNSINPLILLNYKKILITLKALKRLEEILSC; encoded by the coding sequence ATGGAATTGATTTTAAAAGATACAAAAGAAGTAATAAAAATATCGTCTAAAATATTTAACTGTGATTTTAATGAAATATTAGTAAATCAAGTGTTAAAATCATATTATTGTACTCAAAGACAAGGTACAAAATCTCAAAAAAGTAAGGCAGAAGTTTCCGGATCTGGAAAGAAACCGTGGCGCCAAAAAGGTACAGGAAGATCTCGTGCGGGATCTTTAAGAAGTCCGATTTGGCGTTCTGGAGGTGTGACTTTTGCTGCTAAGCCTAAAGATTATTTTCAAAAGATTAATAAAAAAATGTATCGTGGTGCATTAAAATGTATTTTATCTAAATTAATTAGAGAAAATTGTATTATTGTTCTTAAAAAATTTACAATTAAATTTCCTCGTACTAAAGTTTTATTAAAGAAATTAAGTACAATTTGTACAAAAAATGTAATGATTATAAAAAAAGTAATAGATAAGAATATATTTCTTGCTTCTAGGAATTTATATAAAATTACTGCTATAAGTGTTAATTCGATTAATCCTTTAATTTTATTAAATTATAAAAAAATATTAATAACATTAAAAGCATTAAAAAGATTAGAGGAAATACTTTCATGTTAA
- the rplC gene encoding 50S ribosomal protein L3 yields the protein MFGLVGKKVGMTRIFNPEGSSIPITVIEIVENRITQIKNQHFKKFFTIQLTTGEKKTKALNKPQLGHFKKNNVKPGRGLWEFKVFKKSKFFVGQNFYVDFFKDIKKVDITGISKGKGFSGTIKRWNFSSQDASHGNSLSHRAPGSIGQNQTPGRVFKGKKMSGHLGNKQITIQSLSVIEINKIQNYLLIKGSVPGMLGGDLIIKPAIKNIKGMKEWN from the coding sequence GTGTTTGGACTAGTCGGTAAAAAAGTTGGTATGACAAGAATTTTTAATCCAGAAGGTAGTTCAATTCCTATAACTGTAATTGAAATAGTTGAAAATAGAATTACACAAATTAAAAATCAACATTTTAAAAAATTCTTTACCATACAATTAACTACTGGAGAAAAAAAAACTAAAGCATTAAATAAACCACAGTTAGGTCATTTTAAGAAAAATAATGTTAAACCTGGTCGTGGATTATGGGAATTTAAAGTGTTTAAAAAAAGTAAATTTTTTGTAGGGCAAAATTTTTATGTAGATTTTTTTAAAGATATTAAGAAAGTTGATATTACAGGAATTTCTAAAGGAAAAGGTTTTTCTGGAACCATTAAACGTTGGAATTTTTCTTCTCAAGATGCTTCACATGGAAATTCTTTATCGCATCGAGCACCTGGATCAATTGGACAAAATCAAACTCCAGGACGTGTATTTAAAGGTAAAAAAATGTCAGGTCATTTAGGAAATAAACAAATTACTATTCAAAGCTTATCTGTTATTGAGATAAATAAAATTCAAAATTATCTTTTAATAAAAGGTTCAGTTCCTGGTATGTTAGGTGGAGATTTAATTATTAAACCTGCTATAAAAAATATAAAAGGAATGAAAGAATGGAATTGA
- the rpsJ gene encoding 30S ribosomal protein S10 — translation MQNQRIRIRLKAFDHKLIDHSTAEIVETAKRTGAQVNGPIPLPTKKEKFTVLISPHVNKDARDQYEIRTHKRLIDIIEPTEKTVDALMRLDLAAGVDVQISLD, via the coding sequence ATGCAGAACCAAAGAATTAGAATACGTTTAAAAGCATTTGATCATAAGTTAATAGATCATTCCACTGCAGAAATTGTAGAAACTGCAAAAAGAACAGGTGCACAAGTAAATGGACCTATACCTTTACCAACAAAAAAAGAAAAATTTACAGTTTTAATTTCTCCACATGTAAATAAAGATGCACGAGATCAATATGAAATTCGCACTCATAAAAGATTAATAGATATTATAGAACCTACAGAAAAAACTGTAGATGCTTTAATGAGATTAGATCTAGCTGCTGGAGTAGATGTTCAGATAAGTTTAGATTAA
- the tuf gene encoding elongation factor Tu, which yields MSKEKFERSKVHINVGTIGHVDHGKTTLTAAITTVLSKKYGGSARAFDQIDNAPEEKARGITINTSHVEYDTKNRHYAHVDCPGHADYIKNMITGAAQMDGAILVVAATDGPMPQTREHILLGRQVGVPYIVVFLNKCDMVDDDELLELVEMEVRDLLTQYEFPGDEIPIIRGSALKALEGDSKWESKILDLANLLDSYIPEPKRAVDEPFLLPIEDVFSISGRGTVVTGRVERGIIKVGEEVEIVGIKPTTKTICTGVEMFRKLLDEGRAGENIGVLLRGTKREDIERGQVLSKPGSILPHIKFESEVYVLSKEEGGRHTPFFKGYRPQFYFRTTDVTGLVELPQNIEMVMPGDNIKITVTLIHPVAMEDGLRFAIREGGRTVGAGVVSKIIS from the coding sequence ATGTCAAAAGAAAAATTTGAACGTTCTAAAGTTCATATTAATGTTGGAACTATTGGTCATGTAGATCATGGTAAAACTACTTTAACTGCTGCAATAACTACAGTTTTATCTAAAAAATATGGTGGTTCAGCTCGTGCTTTTGATCAAATTGATAACGCTCCTGAAGAAAAAGCTAGAGGTATTACAATAAATACATCACACGTGGAATATGATACTAAAAACAGGCATTATGCTCATGTAGATTGTCCTGGACATGCTGATTATATAAAAAATATGATTACTGGTGCAGCTCAAATGGATGGAGCAATATTAGTAGTCGCAGCTACTGACGGACCAATGCCTCAAACTAGAGAGCATATTTTATTGGGAAGACAAGTAGGGGTTCCATATATCGTTGTTTTTTTAAATAAATGTGACATGGTAGATGATGATGAATTATTAGAATTAGTAGAAATGGAAGTTAGAGATTTATTAACACAATATGAATTTCCAGGAGATGAGATTCCAATTATTCGAGGATCAGCTTTAAAAGCATTAGAAGGAGATTCTAAATGGGAATCTAAAATTCTTGATTTAGCAAATTTATTAGATTCTTATATACCAGAACCAAAAAGAGCAGTAGATGAGCCGTTTTTATTGCCTATTGAAGATGTTTTTTCTATTTCTGGAAGAGGAACAGTAGTAACCGGAAGAGTTGAAAGAGGTATTATTAAAGTAGGTGAAGAAGTAGAAATCGTAGGAATTAAACCTACTACAAAGACTATTTGTACCGGTGTGGAAATGTTTAGAAAATTATTAGATGAAGGACGTGCAGGAGAAAATATTGGTGTACTTTTAAGAGGTACAAAAAGAGAAGATATTGAACGAGGACAAGTTTTATCTAAACCAGGAAGTATTTTACCTCATATTAAATTTGAGTCTGAAGTATACGTTTTATCAAAAGAAGAAGGTGGTAGACATACTCCATTTTTTAAAGGATATCGTCCTCAATTTTATTTTAGAACAACAGATGTAACTGGTTTAGTTGAATTACCACAAAATATTGAAATGGTTATGCCTGGAGATAATATAAAAATTACAGTTACTTTAATACATCCTGTAGCAATGGAAGATGGATTACGTTTTGCTATTAGAGAAGGTGGAAGAACTGTAGGAGCAGGAGTAGTATCTAAAATTATTAGTTAA
- the fusA gene encoding elongation factor G — protein MARLTPIINYRNIGISAHIDAGKTTTTERILFYTGVNHKIGEVHDGAATMDWMEQEQERGITITSAATTAFWSGMANQYSSHRINIIDTPGHVDFTIEVERSMRVLDGVIMVYCAVGGVQPQSETVWRQANKYNVPRLAFVNKMDRLGANFLEVVRQIKKRLGANPVPIQLSIGSEENFIGVIDLIKMKAIYWNDQDQGVSFTYQDIPKELLQESIKWNHKIIELVADSDENLMEKYFNEEKFTEEEIKNVLRKKSLRNEIVLVTCGSAFKNKGVQALLDAVIDYLPSPVDISIIKNEKNISDNIHNLQKYQDKESFSALAFKISTDPYVGNLTFFRVYSGMISSGDTILNSIKNKRERVGRIVQMHANKREEIKKVYAGDIAAAIGLKDVSTGDTLCNPDFPIILEKMEFPEPVISIAVEPKTKVDQEKMGIALNRLAKEDPSFKVSTDIESNQTIVSGMGELHLEIIIDRMKREFHVDANIGTPQVAYRETIGIEVKNIEGKYIKQSGGRGQYGHVVIDIFPLKPGKEGYQFINKIKGGIIPSEYISAVNKGIQEQLKFGPLAGYPVVDIGIVLHDGSYHDVDSSEIAFKLAASMAFKDAFKKASPILLEPIMSVEVETPEIYMGDVIGDLNRRRGTIESMADQDLRKIIKSLVPLSEMFGYATDLRSQTQGRASYSMEFLKYIEAPYSISKKIIEKKNK, from the coding sequence ATGGCTCGTCTAACACCTATTATAAATTATAGAAATATTGGAATTAGTGCTCATATTGATGCAGGAAAAACAACAACTACTGAAAGAATTTTATTTTATACAGGTGTGAACCATAAAATTGGAGAAGTACATGATGGTGCTGCCACTATGGATTGGATGGAACAAGAACAAGAAAGAGGAATAACTATTACTTCAGCAGCTACTACAGCATTTTGGTCAGGTATGGCTAATCAATATTCATCACATAGAATTAATATAATTGATACTCCAGGACATGTAGATTTTACAATTGAAGTTGAAAGATCTATGAGAGTTTTAGATGGAGTTATTATGGTTTATTGTGCTGTAGGTGGAGTACAACCGCAATCTGAAACAGTTTGGAGACAAGCAAATAAATATAATGTTCCTAGATTAGCTTTTGTAAATAAAATGGATAGATTAGGTGCGAATTTTTTAGAGGTTGTGCGGCAGATTAAAAAACGTTTAGGTGCAAATCCAGTACCTATACAATTATCTATAGGTTCAGAAGAAAATTTTATTGGAGTTATAGATTTAATTAAAATGAAAGCTATTTATTGGAACGATCAAGATCAAGGTGTTAGTTTTACGTATCAAGATATTCCTAAAGAGTTGTTACAAGAATCTATTAAATGGAATCATAAAATTATTGAATTAGTAGCTGATTCTGATGAGAATTTAATGGAAAAATATTTTAATGAAGAAAAATTTACTGAAGAAGAAATTAAAAATGTTTTAAGAAAAAAATCTTTAAGAAATGAAATTGTTTTAGTTACATGTGGATCAGCTTTTAAAAATAAAGGTGTTCAAGCTTTATTAGATGCTGTAATTGATTATTTGCCCTCTCCAGTAGATATTAGCATTATAAAAAATGAAAAAAATATTAGTGATAATATACATAATTTACAAAAATATCAAGATAAAGAATCATTTTCAGCTTTAGCTTTTAAAATTTCTACAGATCCATATGTAGGGAATTTAACTTTTTTTAGAGTATATTCAGGTATGATTAGTTCTGGTGATACTATTTTAAATTCTATAAAGAATAAACGTGAGCGTGTAGGTAGAATAGTACAAATGCATGCAAATAAAAGAGAAGAAATTAAAAAAGTATATGCTGGAGATATAGCTGCAGCTATTGGTTTAAAAGACGTAAGTACTGGAGATACTTTATGTAATCCAGATTTTCCGATTATATTAGAAAAAATGGAATTTCCAGAACCGGTTATTTCTATTGCAGTTGAACCAAAAACTAAAGTTGATCAAGAAAAAATGGGTATTGCATTAAACAGATTAGCTAAAGAAGATCCATCTTTTAAAGTATCTACAGATATAGAGTCAAATCAAACTATTGTTTCTGGTATGGGTGAATTGCATTTAGAAATTATTATTGATCGTATGAAACGAGAATTTCATGTTGATGCTAATATAGGTACTCCTCAAGTAGCATATAGAGAAACAATTGGTATAGAAGTAAAAAACATTGAAGGAAAATATATCAAACAATCTGGTGGGAGAGGTCAATATGGACATGTAGTAATAGATATTTTTCCATTAAAACCCGGAAAAGAAGGTTATCAATTTATTAATAAAATTAAAGGAGGAATTATTCCTTCTGAATATATTTCTGCAGTAAATAAAGGTATTCAAGAACAATTAAAATTTGGTCCTTTAGCTGGATATCCAGTGGTAGATATTGGAATTGTATTACATGATGGTTCGTATCATGATGTAGATTCTTCTGAAATTGCATTTAAATTAGCAGCTTCTATGGCTTTTAAAGATGCTTTTAAAAAAGCTTCACCAATTTTACTAGAACCAATTATGTCTGTTGAAGTAGAAACGCCTGAGATATATATGGGAGATGTTATTGGAGATTTAAACCGACGCCGTGGAACAATTGAAAGTATGGCAGATCAAGATTTAAGAAAAATTATTAAATCTTTAGTTCCTCTTTCTGAAATGTTTGGATATGCTACTGATTTACGTTCACAAACTCAAGGTAGAGCTTCATATTCTATGGAATTTTTAAAATATATTGAAGCACCATATAGTATTTCAAAAAAAATCATTGAAAAAAAAAATAAATAA
- the rpsG gene encoding 30S ribosomal protein S7, which translates to MPRRKFIGSRKILPDPKFSSELLSKFINILMIDGKKSISEVIIYNALKMLSKKTGKKPLDALENALEQVRPIVEVKSRRVGGSTYQVPIEVRPVRRNTLAMRWIIESARKRSDKSMSLRLLNELLDAISNKGNAVKKKEDMHKTAEANKAFAHYRW; encoded by the coding sequence ATGCCTCGTCGTAAATTTATTGGTTCGAGAAAAATTTTACCAGATCCAAAATTTTCTTCTGAATTATTAAGTAAGTTTATTAATATATTAATGATAGATGGTAAAAAATCTATTTCTGAAGTAATTATTTATAATGCTTTAAAAATGTTATCTAAAAAAACTGGAAAAAAACCATTAGATGCACTTGAAAACGCATTAGAACAAGTGCGTCCAATTGTAGAAGTAAAATCTAGAAGAGTAGGAGGTTCTACATATCAAGTACCTATAGAAGTGAGACCAGTTAGAAGAAATACTTTAGCTATGAGATGGATTATTGAATCTGCACGTAAAAGATCAGATAAATCTATGTCTCTTAGATTATTAAATGAATTATTAGATGCAATTTCTAATAAAGGAAATGCTGTAAAAAAAAAAGAAGACATGCATAAAACAGCAGAAGCAAATAAAGCTTTTGCTCATTATAGATGGTAA